The DNA sequence TTTTTCTGCGACACGACCTCGGCCTGGACCTTTCCAAAGAAATCCCAGCGGATATGGGTATCTCTGGCAGGCCCTCTCGCTTCGTGGACCCTTTTTGGAATCACTGCCTGGTGCGTAGGCGTGACCGCTGCTGCCGCAAGCCCCTGGTTTATCCTCTGGATCGTGCTTACCATGATAAATGCCTTCGGTCTGGTCATGAACTTCAACCCCCTAATCCGGGGGGATGCCTACTACATACTTGTTGATTGGACGGGCATTCCCAATCTGCAGAAGAAGGCCCTTGACTACCTCAAGGTACGGATGACCGGTTGGATGAAGAGGGGCCGAGCCGTCGGTAGACCCTCGCCAACACCTCGGGAGAGGCGGATATTCGTTACCTATGGGGTATTGAGTGCTGCCATGTCGTTTTTCTTTCTTCTCTTGCCCTTTTGGCGGCTGGCTGATCTGTGGCTGACTAATCGTCACTTCACAACCTGGGGTGTAATGGCCTTTATCACGGTTGCCCTGCTCATAGGAAACATGCTATTCAAAGCCCATGGATTGGTGTATGCCGCCCGCCATCAGGAGCATAAGATATTATGATTGCTCCACTGACACCATTCGAACTGAAGATTGAAACCACGGATGCCTGCAATTTGCGCTGTAAACATTGCTCCTCTCGGAGCAGACAGCCATCAAGACACACGGTTTCTGTCGGAAGATGAGGCGCTGCTTATCATCGCCGCCGCTCTAACTCTAACATCTGTCCGTCATTCATTAGCGGTTTGACCGGGATGACTATATAGGATGTGTCTTCGGTATCCTCCACTACCTTGAGCTTCTTTCCATCGGGCACATCGATACCCTCTGCCCTGAGCACAGCAACAGGATCGGCTACCAGTCTGGCCTTAAAGTCTTCATCTGCCCATGCCTTGGCGATGAGCTTTGCCCATTGTTGCGTTTTCTTGGTCTCTTCCTCGTTCATAAGGAACCCTCCTTTGGTTTGCAGTTGTTGAAAAGAGTCAGAATCCAGATTCTGTTTTCTCCCCATCCCTTGGCAAATAATACTACCCCGGGATTTATTTTTAAAGTTCTTTTACTGCCGATCAGGAATTCCCCCACCGATGCTTCGGTGTAATTCACCATAATCAACTCTGGCTGTCCCGGCGTCTTTCAGCAATGCACTCACGGCTTCCGTCATTGACAAAGTGTTTCTATTCTTGATATGATCGATGGGATAATTGACTGGATAAACATCGAAAAACTCATCAGAAAGAAATGCAAGAAGACCCAAAGCGCCGATGGTAGGCCCGCCTATCCCCCTCTTCCCATGTTTAATCTCCTTCTGCTCCGAAGAAAACATAAGGGTCAGCCCTTGACATTTGAATTTGTAATTG is a window from the Pseudomonadota bacterium genome containing:
- a CDS encoding nitrile hydratase subunit alpha; translation: MNEEETKKTQQWAKLIAKAWADEDFKARLVADPVAVLRAEGIDVPDGKKLKVVEDTEDTSYIVIPVKPLMNDGQMLELERRR